A genomic window from Streptomyces broussonetiae includes:
- a CDS encoding excisionase family DNA-binding protein has translation MADQLLDVKQVAVRLGTWEESGERFPRRLIEERRIAYVKVGRYVRIRESVVEAFIEANTVRPRRSDLGRAA, from the coding sequence ATGGCTGATCAGCTCTTGGACGTCAAGCAGGTTGCCGTACGGCTCGGGACCTGGGAGGAGAGTGGAGAGCGCTTCCCGCGCCGCCTGATCGAAGAGCGTCGGATCGCCTACGTCAAGGTCGGCCGGTACGTCCGCATCCGGGAGAGCGTCGTAGAGGCGTTCATCGAGGCCAATACGGTGCGTCCTCGTCGGTCCGACCTGGGGAGGGCTGCCTGA
- a CDS encoding acyltransferase family protein, whose product MSAQKGAAQADRPGKQRDAFFDNAKYLAIVLVAMGHSWEPLKGDSRILEGLYTVVYCFHMPAFIIISGYFSRSFDMRPDRLKRLITGVLVPYVVFETAYPLFKNLVTGSHEGISLLDPWYLTWFLCALFVWRLTTPIWKLVRHPLPVAIGIAMLASVAPSIGDDLDLQRVLQFLPYFVLGLVLEPEHFQRVRRRAVRIAAVPVFAAALLVGWWAVPRMNTAWFFHRDAAQDLAAPWWSGPVMVLALMACSLVLTACFFAWVPGRRTWFTTLGAGTLYGYLLHGFLVKFADYRGWFDHASLHRPLGEILVTVLAAAAVTLLCTRPVQHVFRFAMEPKMEWAFRQDAATLAREREKKERRPERASVSA is encoded by the coding sequence ATGAGTGCGCAGAAGGGTGCGGCGCAGGCGGACAGACCCGGCAAACAGCGCGACGCGTTCTTCGACAACGCCAAGTACCTGGCGATCGTGCTCGTCGCGATGGGGCACTCGTGGGAGCCGCTCAAGGGCGACAGCCGGATCCTGGAGGGCCTGTACACGGTCGTGTACTGCTTCCACATGCCGGCGTTCATCATCATCTCCGGCTACTTCTCCCGTAGTTTCGACATGCGCCCGGACCGGCTGAAGCGGCTGATCACCGGCGTCCTGGTGCCGTACGTCGTCTTCGAGACCGCCTATCCGCTGTTCAAGAACCTCGTCACGGGCTCGCACGAGGGGATCAGCCTCCTCGATCCCTGGTATCTGACCTGGTTCCTGTGTGCTCTGTTCGTCTGGCGGCTGACGACTCCGATCTGGAAGCTGGTGCGTCATCCGCTGCCGGTGGCCATCGGTATCGCCATGCTGGCCAGCGTCGCGCCGAGCATCGGCGACGATCTCGACCTCCAGCGTGTCCTGCAGTTCCTGCCGTACTTCGTGCTCGGCCTGGTCCTCGAGCCCGAGCACTTCCAGCGGGTGCGCCGCCGCGCGGTGCGGATCGCCGCGGTGCCGGTGTTCGCCGCCGCGCTGCTGGTCGGCTGGTGGGCGGTGCCGCGGATGAACACCGCGTGGTTCTTCCACCGCGACGCCGCACAGGACCTTGCCGCACCCTGGTGGTCCGGCCCGGTGATGGTCCTCGCGCTGATGGCCTGCTCGCTGGTGCTGACCGCCTGCTTCTTCGCCTGGGTGCCGGGCCGCAGGACGTGGTTCACGACGCTCGGCGCGGGCACTTTGTACGGCTACCTGCTGCACGGCTTCCTGGTGAAGTTCGCCGACTACCGCGGCTGGTTCGACCACGCCTCGCTGCACCGCCCGCTCGGCGAGATCCTGGTGACCGTCCTCGCGGCGGCCGCCGTCACGCTGCTGTGCACCAGGCCGGTCCAGCACGTGTTCCGCTTCGCGATGGAGCCGAAGATGGAGTGGGCGTTCCGGCAGGACGCGGCCACGCTCGCCCGTGAGCGGGAGAAGAAGGAGCGGCGGCCCGAGCGCGCGTCCGTCAGCGCCTAG
- a CDS encoding DUF2637 domain-containing protein: MVRSIRPDAVLVQAVIAGALSFAHLHDLAAAAGQSGWKAWAYPVSVDLLLVAAWRRLRVQRTRLAWCWFLVALVASLGANVATAGFLDLANPPALLRLGIAGWPALAFLGGTLLAHSPSPDPADNPAPVPPAPAVPAPAPDPEPQPEQITAPEPAPALPETVPVVPPALVDHARKVAADHRSRTGTDIDTATLRARLGVPDDLAGAIAAQLA, from the coding sequence ATGGTCCGCTCGATCCGCCCGGATGCTGTCCTGGTGCAGGCCGTGATTGCCGGGGCTCTGTCCTTCGCCCACCTGCACGACCTTGCCGCCGCGGCCGGACAGTCCGGCTGGAAGGCCTGGGCCTACCCCGTCTCGGTCGACCTGCTGTTGGTCGCCGCCTGGCGTCGGCTTCGGGTACAGCGCACGCGGCTGGCCTGGTGCTGGTTCCTCGTCGCCCTGGTCGCCTCGCTCGGCGCCAACGTCGCCACCGCCGGATTCCTCGACCTGGCCAACCCGCCCGCACTGCTCCGCCTGGGCATCGCCGGATGGCCCGCACTCGCCTTCCTGGGCGGCACCCTGCTCGCCCACTCGCCCTCACCTGACCCGGCCGACAACCCGGCGCCGGTTCCGCCGGCACCCGCAGTCCCGGCCCCCGCACCCGACCCGGAACCGCAGCCGGAGCAGATCACGGCCCCGGAGCCCGCTCCGGCTCTGCCGGAAACGGTCCCGGTCGTGCCTCCCGCGCTGGTCGACCACGCCCGCAAGGTCGCAGCCGACCACCGCAGCCGCACCGGCACGGACATCGACACCGCCACCCTGCGCGCCCGGCTTGGCGTCCCTGACGACCTCGCCGGGGCCATCGCCGCTCAACTCGCCTGA
- a CDS encoding HAD family hydrolase yields the protein MPSDSLTRTLVAAEAVLFDFDGPLCDVFAGLPAPRVARDLCRLAAEHDPELRAKLEGISDPLEVLRLTYDSDRSLSSRVEEALITAEIEAVQVAGSPTGGGVEAMVAVRRSGRPITVVTNNSPDCVRSFFDLHGLSYLVDDVVGRVFHRPDLMKPNPYAVLRAAEQLDLPSAACVLIGDSLTDIQAAHTAGGSAIGYANKPRKREAFAEAGAEAIIEDMGAIAHALGYDVKA from the coding sequence ATGCCCAGTGACAGCCTGACCAGGACGCTCGTTGCCGCCGAGGCCGTGTTGTTCGACTTTGATGGGCCGCTGTGCGACGTATTCGCGGGCTTGCCTGCGCCACGGGTCGCCAGAGATCTATGCCGGCTCGCCGCGGAACACGACCCCGAGCTTCGAGCCAAGCTCGAGGGAATCTCCGATCCGCTCGAAGTCTTGCGCCTCACGTACGACTCGGATCGATCGTTGAGCAGCAGAGTCGAGGAAGCTTTGATCACGGCGGAGATTGAGGCCGTGCAGGTAGCGGGCAGCCCGACCGGGGGCGGAGTGGAAGCCATGGTCGCGGTCAGGCGGTCCGGCCGGCCCATCACGGTGGTTACGAACAACTCTCCGGACTGTGTCCGTAGCTTCTTCGATCTCCACGGGCTGTCCTACCTCGTGGATGACGTGGTGGGACGGGTTTTCCATAGGCCCGACCTGATGAAGCCGAACCCTTACGCGGTACTTCGCGCCGCCGAACAGCTCGATCTCCCGTCGGCCGCCTGCGTACTGATCGGCGACTCCTTGACTGACATCCAGGCCGCGCACACGGCGGGAGGATCAGCCATCGGCTACGCCAACAAGCCCCGTAAGCGTGAGGCGTTCGCCGAAGCGGGAGCCGAAGCCATCATCGAGGACATGGGTGCCATCGCACATGCGCTGGGTTACGACGTCAAAGCCTGA
- the repSA gene encoding replication initiator protein RepSA: protein MNTATAAGLDPATLSDLLRLAGSTGFDRIQDQIRRTGGCSDPIHLQGSTVTRDAVTGQVLHHYSTDTEPGGRLRLACGNRRASRCPSCAWTYAGDTYHLIRAGLVGDPAKGTPETIRDHPRVFATLTAPSFGPVHNRHDNRPCRCGTRHSEDAPELGTPLNPETYDYAGAVLWNNHASDLWRYFTIYLRREIARRAGLTQKEAHAQARVSFGKVAEYQKRGAVHFHAVVRFDGPDGPDSPPPAWATLDLLTKAIRAAADPERLTVDIDPAGDQPARSLTWGKQLDVRPIRAFGKGEEITEQAVASYLAKYATKAAETTGTVDRRIGNKEALALLGVPDHPARLIAACLDLHALYPDRKLRDWAHMLGFRGHFSTKSRRYSTTLGALRQVRADYRAAQQRAALGLPDPDDNPEATTLTLAHWTYAGHGHTPGESWLAANVRRDIEHNREIAREVRADLHEHETEGEW from the coding sequence TTGAACACCGCCACCGCGGCGGGCCTGGACCCGGCCACCCTCAGTGATCTGCTGAGGCTGGCCGGGTCCACCGGCTTCGACCGCATCCAGGACCAGATCCGCCGTACCGGCGGCTGCTCCGACCCGATCCACCTGCAAGGCTCCACCGTCACCCGCGACGCAGTCACCGGCCAGGTCCTGCACCACTACTCGACCGACACCGAACCCGGCGGTCGGCTCCGCCTCGCCTGCGGCAACCGCCGCGCCTCGCGCTGCCCCTCCTGCGCCTGGACCTACGCCGGAGACACCTACCACCTCATCCGTGCCGGACTCGTCGGCGACCCCGCCAAAGGCACTCCCGAAACGATCCGGGATCACCCCCGCGTCTTCGCCACCCTCACCGCCCCCTCGTTCGGCCCGGTCCACAACCGGCACGACAACCGGCCCTGCCGCTGCGGCACCCGCCACAGCGAGGACGCGCCCGAACTCGGTACCCCGCTCAACCCCGAGACCTACGACTACGCGGGCGCCGTGCTGTGGAACAACCACGCCTCCGACCTGTGGCGCTACTTCACGATCTACCTGCGCCGTGAGATCGCCCGTCGCGCCGGTCTCACCCAGAAGGAAGCCCACGCACAGGCTCGCGTCTCCTTCGGCAAGGTCGCCGAATACCAGAAGCGCGGTGCTGTCCACTTCCATGCCGTGGTCCGGTTCGACGGTCCCGACGGACCCGACAGCCCACCCCCGGCCTGGGCCACCCTCGACCTGCTCACCAAGGCCATCCGCGCCGCCGCAGACCCAGAGCGCTTAACGGTCGACATCGACCCCGCCGGGGACCAGCCCGCCCGCAGCCTCACCTGGGGCAAACAGCTCGACGTGCGTCCGATCCGGGCCTTCGGCAAGGGCGAAGAGATCACCGAACAGGCCGTCGCCTCCTACCTCGCCAAGTACGCCACCAAAGCGGCCGAGACTACCGGCACTGTCGACCGCCGCATTGGCAACAAAGAGGCGCTGGCCCTGCTCGGCGTGCCCGACCATCCCGCCCGGCTCATCGCCGCGTGCCTCGATCTCCACGCCCTCTACCCGGACCGGAAGCTTCGGGACTGGGCTCACATGCTCGGCTTCCGCGGCCACTTCTCCACCAAGTCCCGCCGCTACTCCACCACCCTCGGCGCCCTCCGCCAGGTCCGCGCCGACTACCGCGCCGCCCAGCAACGCGCTGCCCTCGGCCTGCCCGACCCCGACGACAACCCGGAGGCAACCACGCTCACCCTCGCCCACTGGACCTACGCCGGACACGGCCACACCCCCGGCGAATCCTGGCTCGCGGCCAATGTCCGGCGCGATATCGAGCACAACCGCGAGATTGCCCGCGAAGTGCGGGCGGACCTGCACGAACACGAGACGGAGGGGGAGTGGTGA
- a CDS encoding mobile element transfer protein produces MRPNRFYDVIRIGPVQVGTYNNGRGQIRHAAACTAPKCGFSTDHADRSAAELAARTHHCA; encoded by the coding sequence GTGCGCCCGAACCGCTTCTACGACGTGATCCGCATCGGGCCCGTTCAGGTCGGCACCTACAACAACGGCCGCGGTCAGATCCGGCACGCCGCCGCCTGCACCGCCCCTAAGTGCGGCTTCTCCACCGACCACGCCGACCGCTCGGCCGCCGAACTCGCCGCCCGCACCCACCACTGCGCCTGA
- a CDS encoding nuclease-related domain-containing protein, whose translation MLLRGDLEVQVTCKGGRVQPLPDDLARNRPGDAVRRKILELQPNPVLRLIDRWRPGADIRSWVDGLTGERLTGRTLDRLRGRGWFTLRAIQWASGADIDHLAIGPAGVFSINSKRHRGKTVWYGDAAITVNGSPTRHIAVSQSEARRIARILSARCGVDVPVRPVISVVHAAKLTVKAANPPVLVLAVEHLGRVLSGLSPMLTTDQVAHIYGVARDARTWGS comes from the coding sequence GTGCTGCTCCGTGGTGATCTGGAAGTGCAGGTCACATGCAAGGGGGGCAGGGTGCAGCCATTACCGGATGACTTGGCACGGAATCGGCCGGGCGACGCGGTGCGCCGCAAGATCCTGGAGCTGCAGCCGAATCCGGTGCTGAGACTGATCGACCGTTGGCGACCCGGGGCGGACATCCGCAGTTGGGTGGACGGACTTACAGGCGAACGGCTCACCGGCAGGACGCTGGACCGACTCCGGGGCCGTGGTTGGTTCACCCTCCGCGCCATCCAGTGGGCGAGCGGCGCCGACATTGATCACCTTGCCATTGGCCCCGCTGGCGTCTTCTCCATCAACTCCAAACGGCATCGGGGGAAAACCGTCTGGTACGGCGATGCCGCCATCACGGTGAACGGTTCCCCGACCCGTCACATCGCGGTCAGTCAGTCCGAGGCCCGGCGTATCGCACGGATCTTGTCGGCACGCTGCGGAGTCGACGTTCCTGTGCGTCCCGTGATCTCCGTGGTGCACGCGGCGAAGCTCACGGTCAAGGCTGCCAACCCTCCGGTGCTCGTCCTCGCGGTCGAACACCTCGGGCGGGTGCTGTCGGGGCTGTCCCCGATGCTCACCACTGATCAGGTTGCGCACATCTATGGGGTAGCGCGGGATGCTCGTACTTGGGGCAGTTGA
- a CDS encoding SpdD protein: MFTPKYPTPDTAPPPAPAHTQTAPAPVQAASTPVVPAAPAPNRPTVQLTPGTMFALVGGGTAVVLVVGAVLVSLLLAVAITGMSVAVVAVVLRSLVNNQKGH; this comes from the coding sequence GTGTTCACCCCGAAGTACCCGACCCCGGACACCGCCCCGCCCCCGGCCCCTGCCCACACGCAGACCGCCCCGGCGCCCGTTCAGGCGGCCTCGACCCCGGTCGTCCCGGCGGCCCCGGCCCCGAACCGGCCCACCGTCCAGCTCACCCCCGGCACCATGTTCGCCCTCGTCGGCGGCGGCACTGCCGTGGTCCTTGTCGTCGGTGCGGTCCTGGTCTCGCTGCTGCTGGCGGTCGCCATCACCGGGATGTCCGTCGCTGTGGTCGCTGTCGTGCTCCGCTCGCTCGTCAACAACCAGAAGGGCCACTGA
- a CDS encoding GntR family transcriptional regulator, with the protein MAFNPDPLDPDDERPPYEQVASSLGAAIRTKKLAPGEKIPSHQKLTELYGFARATIQRALRELEDEGLVVSRKGSGVYVRNRTERPAGLRPYVEQAFAAERVTIDFAGFSSETLHGALQEPLDKIRVGRLTPGSIRIRILVPDMSVPHAAPVRREDGADDERLRTRMNGIMLGYARSIRDSINELQQLELVPETTVEVRVHSGTAFFKLYVINDADVFFGYYPVKPNKVVAQGQAIEIYDLLGKDTVLFHHSVNEGESSSGAQQVQQAQMWFESVWDSIARDFDLDAQ; encoded by the coding sequence ATGGCCTTCAACCCGGACCCACTCGACCCGGACGACGAGCGACCGCCGTATGAGCAGGTCGCCAGCAGTCTTGGAGCTGCGATTCGCACGAAGAAGCTGGCACCGGGCGAGAAGATTCCATCCCACCAGAAGCTGACTGAGCTGTACGGCTTCGCCCGAGCGACGATCCAGCGCGCCTTGCGCGAGCTGGAGGACGAGGGTCTGGTGGTCTCCCGCAAGGGCAGCGGGGTCTACGTCCGCAACCGGACGGAACGGCCGGCGGGACTGCGGCCATATGTAGAGCAGGCGTTCGCCGCTGAGCGCGTGACGATCGACTTCGCCGGGTTCTCAAGCGAGACGTTGCATGGCGCTCTGCAGGAACCGCTGGACAAGATCAGGGTCGGTCGGCTCACTCCGGGGAGCATCCGCATTCGGATACTCGTCCCGGACATGTCGGTGCCTCACGCGGCGCCCGTGCGCCGGGAGGACGGCGCGGACGACGAAAGGCTCCGTACCCGCATGAACGGCATCATGCTGGGCTACGCGCGGAGCATCCGGGATTCAATCAACGAGCTTCAACAGCTTGAGCTGGTTCCGGAAACGACGGTCGAGGTTCGCGTCCACAGCGGGACAGCGTTCTTCAAGCTATACGTGATCAACGACGCCGATGTGTTCTTCGGGTACTACCCGGTCAAGCCCAACAAGGTCGTCGCCCAGGGACAGGCGATCGAGATCTACGACCTCTTGGGCAAGGACACTGTCCTGTTCCACCACTCTGTGAATGAGGGCGAGTCATCGAGTGGCGCCCAGCAGGTTCAGCAAGCGCAGATGTGGTTCGAGAGTGTGTGGGACAGCATTGCGAGGGACTTCGACCTTGATGCCCAGTGA
- a CDS encoding tyrosine-type recombinase/integrase, with translation MAAKRRQFGRVRKLPSGRYQARYVGPDGLLRPAPETFRTKKDADDWLADKQTEMRRGDWHDPDAGKVLFGSYATAWIKERELTTTTRQLYGSLLRQHLEPDFGAVNVAEISPPLVRRWRADKLAAGTGATTVAKAYALLRAIMGTAVADQMIRRNPCTIKGASVVHTPERPTATVQEVYDLADAIQPRYRALVLMAGFLGLRWGELIGLHRRDIDLDQGAVRVRRAVAELFNGQREIKAPKSAAGKRTVSIPAAIVPDIRDHLKRYAEPGADGLVFVGAKGATPRRNHFNGLWRKACEDAGIKGLHFHDLRHTGNTLAASTGASTRELMARMGHSTARAALIYQHASAERDRLIAEAVSGLVDKGLKKSRAKKKQDRKPKGHAGDTQG, from the coding sequence ATGGCTGCGAAGCGTCGACAGTTCGGCCGTGTCCGCAAGCTCCCGTCCGGCCGCTATCAGGCTCGCTACGTCGGCCCCGACGGGCTTCTGCGGCCCGCCCCGGAGACCTTCCGCACGAAGAAGGACGCGGACGACTGGCTTGCCGACAAGCAGACCGAGATGCGGCGTGGTGACTGGCACGACCCGGATGCTGGGAAGGTGCTCTTCGGGTCCTATGCCACCGCGTGGATCAAGGAACGAGAGCTGACCACGACCACGCGTCAGCTCTACGGATCGCTCCTGCGACAGCACCTCGAACCCGACTTCGGGGCCGTCAACGTCGCGGAGATCTCGCCCCCGCTCGTGCGACGCTGGCGCGCTGACAAGCTCGCCGCCGGCACCGGTGCGACGACCGTTGCCAAGGCGTACGCCCTGCTGCGCGCGATCATGGGTACGGCCGTCGCCGACCAGATGATCCGGCGCAACCCGTGCACCATCAAGGGCGCCAGCGTCGTGCACACGCCTGAGCGGCCCACTGCGACCGTGCAGGAGGTCTACGACCTCGCCGACGCGATCCAGCCACGCTATCGGGCGCTTGTGCTCATGGCCGGGTTCCTGGGCCTGCGCTGGGGTGAGCTGATCGGCCTGCACCGCCGGGACATTGACCTTGACCAGGGCGCCGTGCGTGTCCGCCGAGCTGTCGCCGAGCTGTTCAACGGTCAGCGTGAGATCAAGGCGCCCAAGAGCGCTGCGGGCAAGCGCACAGTCTCCATCCCGGCCGCGATCGTCCCGGACATCCGCGATCATCTGAAGCGGTACGCCGAACCGGGCGCGGACGGTCTTGTTTTCGTCGGGGCCAAGGGGGCGACTCCCCGCCGGAATCACTTCAACGGGCTGTGGCGCAAGGCCTGCGAGGATGCCGGGATCAAGGGCCTGCACTTCCATGATCTTCGGCACACCGGCAACACCCTTGCCGCGTCGACCGGGGCCAGCACGCGGGAGCTGATGGCGCGCATGGGCCACAGCACGGCTCGAGCCGCGCTGATCTATCAGCACGCCAGTGCGGAGCGGGATCGGCTGATCGCTGAGGCTGTGAGTGGGCTCGTCGACAAGGGACTGAAGAAGAGCCGAGCGAAGAAGAAGCAAGACCGGAAGCCCAAGGGGCACGCGGGGGACACGCAGGGCTGA
- a CDS encoding SCO3933 family regulatory protein: protein MPSFKIDLSTAVVFVATAPEPKMVNKKTGERAVDRESNADLSTVGLLVSDEGEGNLYQVTVPETGVPEKLAPGTPVAVTGLKARDWENEFNGQKRHGISFRAVAITPLGA from the coding sequence ATGCCGTCCTTCAAGATCGATCTTTCGACCGCTGTGGTGTTCGTGGCGACCGCGCCCGAGCCGAAGATGGTCAACAAGAAGACCGGTGAGCGGGCCGTGGACCGGGAGAGCAACGCGGACCTGTCGACCGTGGGTCTGCTGGTCTCGGACGAGGGAGAGGGAAACCTCTACCAGGTGACCGTGCCGGAGACTGGGGTCCCCGAGAAGCTTGCGCCGGGTACGCCGGTGGCCGTGACCGGGCTGAAGGCCCGTGACTGGGAGAACGAGTTCAACGGTCAGAAGCGGCACGGGATCTCGTTCCGCGCGGTCGCGATCACGCCGCTCGGGGCCTGA
- a CDS encoding FtsK/SpoIIIE domain-containing protein, translated as MTDVAAWFELGGAAAGVGGLGYAKARAPRVYWSLVGLPVTWGRFTWNYNSTMEVCGLTVQPSRLRAFMTRNVARREVRPVPPKVRRVRPTMTGLRVTLRLPAGLEPADLAAASQRLRHAFGVQSVTVVEIKPGYVELRMTGYDVLRRVRLPRSARPRDLVVPVALREDGTVFERDYRKVPMALTLGATLSGKSVYQRNLVKGLAQLPVALVGIDCKRGVEHSAYAPRLSALATDPQSAGLLIDALVGEMEERFDLLALHGVSDLWALPDKVRPVPLVVLVDEVAELFWVTSRKDEAARDRTVMQLVRLGQMARAIGIYLEVCGQRFGSDLGKGATALRAQLTGRVVHRVNDKQTAEMGLGDIAPDAVAAVTVIQPDRPGIAVAGDTSGGWSRIRTPETTPEQAAAVCREFAHLTPELPFLAPFRPVLGIPAPADAPAVESIPAAP; from the coding sequence ATGACCGACGTAGCCGCCTGGTTCGAGCTGGGTGGTGCCGCGGCCGGTGTTGGTGGGCTCGGCTACGCCAAGGCCCGCGCCCCGCGCGTGTACTGGTCGCTGGTGGGTCTACCGGTCACCTGGGGCCGGTTCACCTGGAACTACAACTCCACGATGGAGGTGTGCGGGCTGACGGTGCAGCCGTCCCGTCTGCGGGCGTTCATGACACGGAACGTGGCGCGTCGGGAGGTGCGGCCGGTGCCGCCGAAGGTTCGCCGGGTTCGGCCGACGATGACCGGGTTGCGGGTCACGCTGCGGCTTCCGGCGGGTCTGGAACCGGCCGACCTGGCTGCGGCCTCTCAGCGGCTCCGGCACGCGTTCGGGGTGCAGTCGGTGACCGTGGTGGAGATCAAGCCGGGGTACGTCGAGCTGCGGATGACCGGGTACGACGTGCTTCGGCGGGTCCGGCTGCCGCGCTCGGCCCGGCCTCGTGACCTGGTCGTTCCTGTCGCGCTGCGGGAGGATGGCACGGTCTTCGAGCGGGACTACCGCAAGGTCCCGATGGCATTGACGCTGGGTGCCACGCTGTCCGGCAAGTCGGTGTATCAGCGCAATCTGGTCAAGGGGCTGGCGCAACTGCCGGTCGCTCTGGTCGGGATTGACTGCAAGCGCGGGGTGGAACACAGCGCCTACGCGCCCCGGCTGTCGGCTCTGGCCACCGATCCGCAGAGTGCCGGGCTGCTGATTGACGCGCTGGTGGGTGAGATGGAAGAGCGCTTCGACCTGCTCGCCCTGCACGGTGTCTCCGACCTGTGGGCGCTGCCGGACAAGGTCCGCCCGGTCCCGCTCGTTGTCCTGGTCGATGAGGTGGCTGAGCTGTTCTGGGTGACCTCGAGGAAGGATGAGGCGGCCCGGGATCGCACGGTCATGCAACTGGTCCGCCTGGGCCAGATGGCCCGCGCGATCGGGATCTACCTGGAGGTGTGCGGCCAGCGCTTCGGCTCCGACCTCGGCAAGGGCGCGACCGCTTTGCGGGCTCAGCTCACTGGGCGGGTCGTGCACCGGGTCAACGACAAGCAGACCGCCGAGATGGGCTTGGGCGACATCGCCCCGGACGCGGTTGCTGCCGTGACCGTGATCCAGCCGGACCGCCCGGGTATCGCGGTGGCCGGTGACACCTCCGGCGGCTGGTCCCGCATCCGCACCCCGGAGACCACCCCCGAACAAGCCGCGGCGGTCTGCCGCGAGTTCGCCCACCTGACGCCGGAGTTGCCGTTCCTGGCACCGTTCCGGCCCGTCCTCGGCATCCCGGCCCCGGCGGATGCCCCGGCTGTGGAGTCCATCCCGGCTGCTCCCTGA
- a CDS encoding HD domain-containing protein, which translates to MPEPEPLLTLPEVEALARAAHEGQTDKAGRPYAEHLAAVAGGVRARGGDPEQIAAAWLHDAVEDDALTREWLARAALTARTKAIVDALTKRPAEEPAAYARRILTTPGARLVKEADLAHNADPRRLAVLDGPTRRRLTEKYAGMRALLGLEREAGEAGCGGGTPRR; encoded by the coding sequence ATGCCTGAACCCGAGCCTTTGCTCACGCTTCCGGAGGTCGAGGCCCTTGCCCGGGCCGCCCACGAGGGGCAGACCGACAAGGCGGGACGGCCGTACGCCGAACACCTCGCCGCCGTCGCCGGGGGCGTGCGCGCCCGCGGCGGGGACCCGGAGCAGATCGCGGCGGCCTGGCTGCACGACGCCGTCGAGGACGACGCGCTCACCCGGGAGTGGCTCGCGCGTGCGGCGCTGACCGCACGCACCAAGGCGATCGTGGACGCCCTCACCAAGCGGCCGGCCGAGGAACCGGCGGCGTACGCGCGGCGGATCCTCACCACCCCGGGCGCACGGCTGGTGAAGGAGGCCGACCTCGCGCACAACGCCGACCCGCGGCGGCTGGCGGTCCTGGACGGGCCGACCCGGAGACGACTGACCGAGAAGTACGCGGGGATGCGCGCACTTCTCGGCCTGGAACGGGAAGCCGGGGAAGCCGGGTGCGGCGGCGGGACGCCTAGGCGCTGA